The Desulforegula conservatrix Mb1Pa region TTGTCCTTCAAGCTGGCTATCCTGCCGAACATGTCAAGCTCATAGGAGCTTATTCCAACATTAAATGTATACTGGGTTGTAACCGAATCATCCTTTACCCCTGAAAGGGTTTCTGGCAGCCCCTGTGTGAACTTGCTGGCCGTACTCTTTACATTGGGAAAAAGCTCGGACCTCTGGATTTGGTATAGCGCCCTTGTTTTCTCTATATTCAGCGCAGCAACCCTCAGGTCACGATTGTTTTTCAGACTCAGCTCAACAACCTTCTGAAGCTGATCATTTACAAGAAAATCCTTCCATTTGATATCAGACGCCGGCATTTTAGCATTTACTGACTCAATACCCTTATATGCTTCGCCCTTGGGCCATGAATCGGAAACAGGAGAATCAGGCCTCTTGTATTCAGGTGCAAGGCTACAGCCCGCAATGAAGCTGCTCATGCAGAATAATGCGGACAAAAAAATCAAACCTGCTTTTTTCATTATGCTCAAGTCCTCCAGATAGACTGTTTCTTATTAAACACGCTTTATATATGGTCAATTTGCGTCAAAAAAGGCCGATTCGTAGGTCGGATTAAATCGTTATTTGCTCGTAATCCGACGTCAACTTTATGCCTCCGGCGGGTGCTTTTTTTAAAAAAGCTCCGCAAAAAACTTTATGTATTTATGATTAAAACATTGGCGGTTTAAAAAACCGCCAATCCAAAATCAACAATCCCTTACGTTTTATTCATCGTCCTTTGGTTTGGCCTTAAATACTTTCCTTACTACAACAAAGAATATAGGAACAAAGAAAATTGCAAGTACAGTGGCGGAAATCATACCGCCCATAACTCCGGTTCCTATGGCATTCTGGCTGCCTGACCCTGCTCCTTTTGTCGTAACAAGAGGAAGAACGCCGAGTATGAATGCAAGGGATGTCATGAGAATGGGCCTTAATCTAAGTCTGACAGCTTCAAGAGTCGCATCAATGAGACCAACTCCGTGCTCCATCTGCTCTTTTGCAAACTCGACAATCAGAATGGCGTTCTTGGCAGAAAGACCAATGGTTGTAAGAAGTCCAACCTGAAAATAAACGTCATTGGAAAGTCCGCGCATTGTCGCAGCAATAAGCGCTCCAATAATTCCAAGCGGAACAACAAGCATTACTGAAAATGGAATGGCCCAGCTTTCGTAAAGCGCCGCAAGGCAAAGAAAAACCACAACCAGCGAGATTGCGTAAAGAGCCGGAGCCTGGGAGCCGGACATTCTTTCCTGATATGAAAGGCCTGTCCATTCGTAGCCAATGCCAGGAGGAAGCTTTGCTGCCATTTCTTCCATTGCCTTCATCGCGTCACCCGAACTTTTTCCTGGAGCTGGCTGACCGAGAATTTCCCTTGAAGGCATACCGTTATAGCGTTCGAGTCTCGGAGATCCGTATGTCCAGCTGGCTGTCGCAAATGCCGAAAAAGGAACCATTTCTCCGGCTTTGTTCCTTATGTGCCATTTATTTAGATCCTCCGGCGTCATGCGGAATCTGGCATCAGCCTGCATGTAAACCTTCTTGATACGGCCCTTGTCCAGAAAGTCATTAATATATGAGCTTCCCCAGGCAGTTGAAAGTGTATCTGTGATATCTGCAATGGTAAGCCCAAGAGCCCCTGCCCTTTCATAATCAATATCAAGCTTGTACTGAGGCGTATCATCCTGACCATTTGGTCTTACAGCCATAAGAACAGGATTCTGTGCAGCCATTCCAAGAAGCTGGTTTCTGGCCTCCATCAGTTTTTCATGGCCAAGACCGGCCCTGTCCTGGAGCTGAAAGTCAAAGCCTGTCGCGTTTCCAAGTTCCAGAACAGCTGGCGGAGGAAATGCAAAAACCATGGCATCCTTAATTTTTGAAAATGCAGCCATAGCTTTTCCTGCCACGGCCCATACCTTTAGATCAGGTCTTTTACGCACGCTCCAGTCTTTAAGCTGAACAAAAGCGATACCAGTATTTTGGCCACGGCCAGCGTAGCTGAATCCTGCGACGGTAAAAAGGCCGTTTACCGCCTCTTTCTGTTCTTCAAGATAATGATGCTCAACCTGCTCAAGAACTTTTATAGTTCTTTCCTGGGTAGCCCCAACTGGAAGCTGGATTATTGAAAACAGCATCCCCTGATCCTCATCTGGGAGGAAAGATGTGGGCATTCTAAGGAAAAGATAACCCATGCCTAAGAGTATTATCAGATATATTACAAGATAGCGTTTTGTCTTTCCGAGCATCCTGTCAACTGTCGACTGATATTTCCTGCTGCTCGAGTCAAAAACCCTGTTGAACCATGTAAAAAATCCCGAAAACCAGCCGCCTTCAGATATGCTGTGACCCTTTGTGACAGGTTTCAGCATTGTGGCGCAAAGAGCCGGAGTAAGAACAAGGGCAACAACTACTGAAAGAAGCATGGAAGAAACAATCGTTATGGAAAACTGGCGGTAAATTACGCCTGTGGAGCCACCGAAAAATGCCATAGGAACGAAAACCGCTGAAAGAACAAGGGCAATACCAACCAGAGCGCCTGTAATCTGGTTCATTGATTTTCTTGTTGCTTCCTTGGGAGAAAGTCCTTCTTCGGACATCACTCGCTCCACGTTTTCAACAACAACAATGGCATCGTCAACAAGAAGACCTATGGCCAGAACCATGGCAAACATGGTCAGGGTATTTATGGAAAAACCGCAGGCCTTTAAAACCGCAAATGTCCCAAGAAGAACTACAGGAACCGCAATTGTCGGAATAAGCGTTGCCCTGAAATTCTGCAAAAACAGATACATTACCAGAAATACGAGCAGAATCGCTTCTGCAAGGGTTATGATAACTTCTTCGATAGAAATTTTTACAAACGGAGTAGTATCATAAGGATAAACTGCTTTCATCCCAGGAGGGAAGAATTTCGACAGTTCTGCGACCTTGTCTTTTACTATTTTTGCGGTTGCAAGGGCGTTTGAATTGGATGCCAGCTTGAGAGCGATACCTGCTGCAGGTTTTCCGTTGAAACGGGCCACTGCGTCATAGTTTTCGCTTCCAAGCTCTATCCTGGCCACATCACGCAACTTTACGGCAGATCCGTCTGTCCTTGTCTTTAAGATAATGTTCCCGAACTGTTCCGGAGTCTGAAGCAGAGTCTGGGCGGTTATGGTCGCATTCAGCTGCTGATCGTCGACTGATGGAGTTCCGCCAAGCTGGCCTGATGATACCTGAACGTTCTGGGCTTTTATTGCAGCTTTCACATCTGCCGGTGTAAGACTGAAACTTTTAAGGCCATCAGGATCGAGCCATATTCTCATGGCATACTGTGAACCAAAAAGGAGAAACTCACCGACGCCTTCTAAACGGCTTAAAACATCCTGAATATTTGCAGCAACATAATCACTCAGGTCATAACGGCTCATGCTGCCGTCTTCAGACACAAAGCCTATTACCATCAGAAAGTTCTTGGTGGACTTTGTAACCTGTACGCCCTGCTGCTGGACTACCTGGGGAAGGAGAGGCGTAGCAAGCTGAAGCTTGTTCTGCACCTGAACCTGGGCAATGTTCGGATCTGTTCCTGCGTCAAATGTAAGTGTTATTGTCACAATTCCTGAGGAATCGCTGTTTGAGGTCATGTATCTCAGGTTGTCGATGCCGTTCATTTTCTGCTCGATAACCTGGGTAACTGTGTTTTCAAGGGTTTTTGCAGATGCTCCTGGATATATTGCCGTAATGGCAATTTCAGGCGGAGCAATAGCAGGATACTGGGCAATCGGCAGCTGCTTGATGGCCAGAGCACCTGAGAGCATGATTATTATTGCTATTACCCACGCAAAAATGGGTCTGTTTATAAAAAAATGGGACATTAGAGAACTCCTTCTTTATTTCCCTGCGCCGGTTGCTGCTTTTTCAGGTTTTTTGGAAGCCTTTTGTGCCTGAGAACCAGCCTGATCTACTTGGTCTACTTGGCCTGCCTGATTCTTTTGGGCTTCAACCTTTTCGCCAAAAGGAATTGTTTTTACCAAGTCTCCAGGTCGAGCCTTTTGCAGACCTTCAACAATAACTTTGTCTCCAGCCTTGAGGCCTTCACTCACAATCCACTTACTGCCTACAGCCCTGTCAATTTTAAGTTCTCTGACTTCAACTTTTCCTTCAGCATTTACAACCATTGAAGTGGCCTCGCCCTTGGAATTCCTTGTAACTCCCTGCTGGGGAACGAGAATGGCATTTTCATTTATTCCCTCCTCAATCAAGGCTCTGACATACATTCCAGGAAGAAGAGTCATTTTAGGATTGGGGAATACTGAACGAAGAATTATGGAGCCAGTTCCGGTATCAACAGTTACATCAGAAAATTTAAGGGCTCCTTCCTGGGGATAGGGAGTACCATCTTCAAGAACAAGCTTAACCTTTGCCTGATTTGCCGAATCCTTTTTAATAAGGCCGCTTTCCATATTTTTTTTAAGGCGTAAAAGGCTTGCGCTGGTCTGGGTTACATCAACATATACCTGGTCCAATTTCTGAATAGTCGCAAGGGCAGTGGCCTGATTTGCAGTAACAAGAGCGCCTGTAGTAACTGACGAACGCCCTATGCGTCCTGAAATAGGAGCCTTGATGCTTGAATATTCTAGGTTTATACGAGCCTTCTCCATTTCAGCCTTTGACGCTTCGACATCAGCCTCCGCCTTTTTAAAGGCAGAATCAGCCTCATCAAACTCCTGTTTACTTATCGCCCTTGCAGCAACAAGTTCTTTATATCTCTCAGCCTTGTACCTTGCAGGAGGAACATTTGCCTCAGCCTTGGCAAGGGCAGCTTTTGCGCTTTCATATGCAGCCTTGAAAAGAGCCGGATCAATCTGATAGAGTACGTCGCCTTCCTTGACTTCAGCGCCTTCAGTAAAAAGTCTTTTCTGGATTATTCCACCAACCTGGGGTCTTACTTCTGCAATCAGAAAAGCAGATGTTCTGCCGGAAAGTTCCGTGGTTATGGCAACTTGTTCCGACTTTATTTCAACAACAGAAACCTCAGGAGGAGCACCTTTTCCCTGTGGAGGCCCACCGCCATCTTTGGGTTTACCGCAACCAGTCGCTGAAAAGGCAAACGCAGCCAGTAAAACTGCGGCAATCAAGCTGATTCTTTCATTTTTCTGCATAAGGCACCTTAATTATATTGTAATAAATATCCGCATGGATCATTAAACCCGAAATAGGAATGAACGTTCATTCCCATTTGAAAACATCACTACATTTTTACGCTATCCCAACATGAAGAGACCAATATATTTGAAAGCTCATCATCAAGATCAACAAAACCAAGAAGATGATCCCTCAAAGCCCAGATAAAAGGGGCAAAAGCAAGATCAAAAAATATTGGCATAGGCACATCCTTAATTACCTGCTGTTCCCTGCCTTTTTCATAAATATCACGGCAGAAATCATATTTTCCTGAAAAGTTGAAAATCTTGTTTCTTCTGAATTCAACGCCATAAGGAGAATTATGAAATTGCTCGCTGTATTTGAAATCAAGGGGGTTATTTTTCAGATATTTTATCATCATTCTGCCAATATAAAAAAAACACTCCCTAACAGGTCTGCCTTCAGGATAATCGGCCATAAGATAACTTTTGAATCTTTCGTCAAGATCATGATAAAGCTCCCAAATAAGCACATCCTTATTTTCAAAATACCTGTAAATAGTACCGGCGCCAACACCGGCCTTTTCTGCAATCAGGGCCATGGGAGCGCCATGAAAGCCGTTTTCTGCAATGAGTTCCATGGCAGCTTTCACAATTTCTTCTCTTTTGTCAGGTTTACACATATTGACCTTTCTTAATTACGGAATGAACATTCACTCGTAAAATAGAACACGGATTTTTATGTGTCAATATTTTTTACACCTCGTTTTTTATGCCACCTTAAAAATTGCCTTTTTGATGTGATAGCCCAAGGAAATCAGCAGCACCACACTAAGAAGTGGCCTTCAAATATGACAAAGTCGCAAGAAGTCAAATTATAGTCATTCCGGTGCAGGCTGTAATCCAGAAGCATTTGAAAATATAATAATGCCTAATCAAGTCCGGCATGATAACACCCGCCCTTTTTTGACTTTTTGCGAGACCACCAAGACTATACAACCTGACTGAAATTTATTCTTTTTCTATGAGAAGCTTCCTCTCCTGCTGGTATCTGTCAAAACTCATGGGCTGCTGCGGCTCGGTCTGTTTTTTTGCGGGGCTATCTTTCATTTCCCTGTCCTGACTTCTGTTCATGCCTTCATATATTCCCTCGTAGACTTCTTTTTTACTGCATCCTATGGCTGAAACCACAAGCATAAAAAGACATGAACAAATCATTATTTTAAAAATTTTCATAAAGCTCTCCCACTTATTTTCTCAAAATCCACATCAAAAATGAAATAACAGCGCTGATTATGATCATTGTCATAACAGGAAAATAGAAACTGAAACCAGGCCTGTTTATGGATATATCTCCAGGCAGCCTGCCAAAAGGAATCTTAACAAGCCAGGGCCAGAGAATACCGGCAGTAAAAATAAGCAATCCGGCGATTATTAGAATCTGACGCATGGCTTAAATCCTTATTTTGCTTACGCTCGCATAACCTGAAAAACACATGTCAATATCAAATCCAGGCTTTCTTGGCCTGTAATGGATAACGTCACAAAGTATAAAAGTACCGTCCTTCTCCATAAAATCCAGTTTGTACGGGGTCGTATCAGGATCACAAAATCTTGGCTCAGGTGTTTCATGGTCTTCCTGAAAAGGAAGATTTATATTCAGAAACGTTCCATGACTCAAGTCTATCCCAAGAATGAAATCCAAAAGCTTCGAGGCTGATCTGGAAGTCACATCCCACATTGGCTTTTTGCCTTCGCCTATATACTGGGAAAGCGCCACGGCCCTTTTCCCCATGAAAGCAGCCTCGCGTGCAGCAGCCACGGTTCCTGAAACATAAACGTCGGTCCCAAGATTTGCACCGAAGTTTATCCCGGAAAAAACCATGTCAGCATCAGGAGCGATTATTTTCAGCGCCAGCCTTGTGCAGTCAGCTGGAGTTCCTGCAACCATAAATCTGTTTTTGTCAAGCTCCTTCACGGTGATAGGCTCGCGCATTGTAACCCTGTGGGATATCCCGGACTGCCCATTTTCAGGAGCAACTATTATAACTTCTCCAACATCATCAAGGGCTTTTTTGAGAGCCTCAAGGCCAGGAGCGTCTATTCCATCATCATTGGTTAAAACAATCTTCAAGATAATAACCTCAAACTGGATTTTTGATTATTGAAGTCTGATTATTGATCGCAATGGCTATATTAAAAATTAAGACTAAAAATTGACAATGTCGCAAAAAGTCAAAAAAAATGCGTCGACGTCACGCCGGACTTGTTCCGGCATCTTTGTATTTTCAATTGCCTCTGGATTCCGGCCTTAGCCGGAATGAAGGTAATCGGACTTTTTGCGAGTCCATCAAAATTCACTAATCAAAAACATCGTTACTATGATGCTTGCGATATTTATCCTTGGAAAAACCCTTTTAAAAAAGGTGTTTTCCAAAACTTTCTGGTTATGGTGTCTATCTCCTGTTCAGGATATCTGCTACATTTTAAGATAGCATCTTGCAGATTAAAGATGAAGTAACGCCCCCCATAAAAACCATAAGTTTTTTGCTAAGCTTTTTTTCAAAAAAGCGACCTTTCATAAAAAAGATTGCTTTTCAATTCTGGTGAATAGTTACAAATCATCAATCAGCTTAATCTTCAATCCGGCAGATCATGCTTCCTGGTTCGCCTATTTCGACAGCCTTGACCCTGACAAGGGTATTCATATGTTTTGCCGGGCCTTCGGCAAGCATGGAAATATAATTACCTGAAATGCCTTTAAGCATTCCGGTCTTTTTATCTCTTTTGCTTTCCACCATCATATCAAGGGTTTTTCCGACGTGATTCCCATAAAACATGGTTTTCTTTTTTTGGCCCATTTCTCGTATTTCCGCGCATCTTGCCTTCATAACTTCAGGATGGATCTGTTCCTTGAATGTTGCGGCGGGAGTACCTTTTCTCGGCGAGAATGGAAATGCATGGACATAGGCTATGGGAAGGCTTTCAAGCAGATTGAAGGTATTTCTGAAAAACTCGTCAGTCTCTCCGGGGAAGCCTGTCAGAACATCAACGCCTATGGCAGCGGACGGGAGTTTTTCATTAATGGATTTTACAAGACCAGCAAAATATTCGGGTGTGTATGGCCGCCCCATCCTTTTTAGAATATCTGCATCGCCGCTTTGGAGAGGTATATGAAAATGATGGCATATGCGATCTGTCGATGCTGCAAGCTCTATGATTTCAGGAGCAAGCTCCCTTGGCTCAATGGAACTGAGACGGATTCTCGGCATGTCGTCCAAAGACGTTATTTTTTGAAGAAGGCTTTTAAGATTTGTTTTCGGATCAAGGTCATGGCCATAAGCACCGAGATGAATTCCTGTAAGAACCGCTTCCTGTGCGCCCTGGTCCCTGATACGGCGAAGATTTAAAAGAACGTCATCAAAAGCCATGCTCCTGCTTTTTCCCCTTGCATAAGGAACAATGCAATAGGTGCAGAAAGCTTCGCAACCATCCTGAATTTTCAGGTATGGCCTAGTTCTTTCCTCAAAAATAGACGGAACAAGACAAGAAAAAGAGTCGCCCAGGCCTTTTGCTTTAAGTTCGTCAAGAGCTGCTCCGGTCTCAAGGAGGTCAGGAATAAGCTGCTTTTCTTTCTGACCAAGAACATGGGTTACGCCTTCAATCTTTTTAATTTCTTCAGCCTCGGTCTGGGCATAACAGCCCGTTACAACTACAGTCGCTCCTTCGTGCTCCCTGATCTTGGCCCTGATAGCCTGCCTCGACTGCATTGATGCCTTTCCGGTTACGGTGCAGGTGTTTATTATGCATACATCAGCCTTTTCGCTTCTGCCTGCTTTTTCCCATCCCCGCCCTTTAAGAATAGAGGCTATGGAATCTGATTCAAACTGATTTACCCTGCATCCGAGGGTGGTTATCACAAACTTTTTCATA contains the following coding sequences:
- a CDS encoding TetR/AcrR family transcriptional regulator, with translation MCKPDKREEIVKAAMELIAENGFHGAPMALIAEKAGVGAGTIYRYFENKDVLIWELYHDLDERFKSYLMADYPEGRPVRECFFYIGRMMIKYLKNNPLDFKYSEQFHNSPYGVEFRRNKIFNFSGKYDFCRDIYEKGREQQVIKDVPMPIFFDLAFAPFIWALRDHLLGFVDLDDELSNILVSSCWDSVKM
- a CDS encoding DUF2905 domain-containing protein, whose product is MRQILIIAGLLIFTAGILWPWLVKIPFGRLPGDISINRPGFSFYFPVMTMIIISAVISFLMWILRK
- the surE gene encoding 5'/3'-nucleotidase SurE; amino-acid sequence: MKIVLTNDDGIDAPGLEALKKALDDVGEVIIVAPENGQSGISHRVTMREPITVKELDKNRFMVAGTPADCTRLALKIIAPDADMVFSGINFGANLGTDVYVSGTVAAAREAAFMGKRAVALSQYIGEGKKPMWDVTSRSASKLLDFILGIDLSHGTFLNINLPFQEDHETPEPRFCDPDTTPYKLDFMEKDGTFILCDVIHYRPRKPGFDIDMCFSGYASVSKIRI
- the mtaB gene encoding tRNA (N(6)-L-threonylcarbamoyladenosine(37)-C(2))-methylthiotransferase MtaB; the protein is MKKFVITTLGCRVNQFESDSIASILKGRGWEKAGRSEKADVCIINTCTVTGKASMQSRQAIRAKIREHEGATVVVTGCYAQTEAEEIKKIEGVTHVLGQKEKQLIPDLLETGAALDELKAKGLGDSFSCLVPSIFEERTRPYLKIQDGCEAFCTYCIVPYARGKSRSMAFDDVLLNLRRIRDQGAQEAVLTGIHLGAYGHDLDPKTNLKSLLQKITSLDDMPRIRLSSIEPRELAPEIIELAASTDRICHHFHIPLQSGDADILKRMGRPYTPEYFAGLVKSINEKLPSAAIGVDVLTGFPGETDEFFRNTFNLLESLPIAYVHAFPFSPRKGTPAATFKEQIHPEVMKARCAEIREMGQKKKTMFYGNHVGKTLDMMVESKRDKKTGMLKGISGNYISMLAEGPAKHMNTLVRVKAVEIGEPGSMICRIED
- a CDS encoding efflux RND transporter periplasmic adaptor subunit — its product is MQKNERISLIAAVLLAAFAFSATGCGKPKDGGGPPQGKGAPPEVSVVEIKSEQVAITTELSGRTSAFLIAEVRPQVGGIIQKRLFTEGAEVKEGDVLYQIDPALFKAAYESAKAALAKAEANVPPARYKAERYKELVAARAISKQEFDEADSAFKKAEADVEASKAEMEKARINLEYSSIKAPISGRIGRSSVTTGALVTANQATALATIQKLDQVYVDVTQTSASLLRLKKNMESGLIKKDSANQAKVKLVLEDGTPYPQEGALKFSDVTVDTGTGSIILRSVFPNPKMTLLPGMYVRALIEEGINENAILVPQQGVTRNSKGEATSMVVNAEGKVEVRELKIDRAVGSKWIVSEGLKAGDKVIVEGLQKARPGDLVKTIPFGEKVEAQKNQAGQVDQVDQAGSQAQKASKKPEKAATGAGK
- a CDS encoding efflux RND transporter permease subunit; protein product: MSHFFINRPIFAWVIAIIIMLSGALAIKQLPIAQYPAIAPPEIAITAIYPGASAKTLENTVTQVIEQKMNGIDNLRYMTSNSDSSGIVTITLTFDAGTDPNIAQVQVQNKLQLATPLLPQVVQQQGVQVTKSTKNFLMVIGFVSEDGSMSRYDLSDYVAANIQDVLSRLEGVGEFLLFGSQYAMRIWLDPDGLKSFSLTPADVKAAIKAQNVQVSSGQLGGTPSVDDQQLNATITAQTLLQTPEQFGNIILKTRTDGSAVKLRDVARIELGSENYDAVARFNGKPAAGIALKLASNSNALATAKIVKDKVAELSKFFPPGMKAVYPYDTTPFVKISIEEVIITLAEAILLVFLVMYLFLQNFRATLIPTIAVPVVLLGTFAVLKACGFSINTLTMFAMVLAIGLLVDDAIVVVENVERVMSEEGLSPKEATRKSMNQITGALVGIALVLSAVFVPMAFFGGSTGVIYRQFSITIVSSMLLSVVVALVLTPALCATMLKPVTKGHSISEGGWFSGFFTWFNRVFDSSSRKYQSTVDRMLGKTKRYLVIYLIILLGMGYLFLRMPTSFLPDEDQGMLFSIIQLPVGATQERTIKVLEQVEHHYLEEQKEAVNGLFTVAGFSYAGRGQNTGIAFVQLKDWSVRKRPDLKVWAVAGKAMAAFSKIKDAMVFAFPPPAVLELGNATGFDFQLQDRAGLGHEKLMEARNQLLGMAAQNPVLMAVRPNGQDDTPQYKLDIDYERAGALGLTIADITDTLSTAWGSSYINDFLDKGRIKKVYMQADARFRMTPEDLNKWHIRNKAGEMVPFSAFATASWTYGSPRLERYNGMPSREILGQPAPGKSSGDAMKAMEEMAAKLPPGIGYEWTGLSYQERMSGSQAPALYAISLVVVFLCLAALYESWAIPFSVMLVVPLGIIGALIAATMRGLSNDVYFQVGLLTTIGLSAKNAILIVEFAKEQMEHGVGLIDATLEAVRLRLRPILMTSLAFILGVLPLVTTKGAGSGSQNAIGTGVMGGMISATVLAIFFVPIFFVVVRKVFKAKPKDDE